A genomic segment from Janthinobacterium sp. 64 encodes:
- a CDS encoding DMT family transporter: MKAKHYLFPVIAVLIWAINTIVSKMAVGVIDPAAISFYRWLLAGVLLALVFARPVWKQRSVVKPYLGKLFVLGMLGMVMYQCLAYIAAQTTTATNMGILASMMPLLAVGLSVLLLGEAPTVGGVFGGIVSLLGLGYLLSHGDPAALLAHGAAVGDALMLLACLSYAGYGVLLKRWKIPMNNWHSLLIQVWCAVPVLFVYYLSQSAPPVTSAGLPLVLFAGIPASIIAPFLWMHGLAKLGPSRATTLMNLLPVFTVIIAMLFLGETLHSYDVIGGGVTLLGVLMVQTLKRPLRRAQA; this comes from the coding sequence ATGAAAGCCAAGCATTATCTGTTTCCCGTGATCGCCGTGCTGATCTGGGCCATCAATACCATCGTCAGCAAGATGGCTGTCGGCGTGATCGACCCGGCCGCCATCTCGTTCTACCGCTGGCTGCTGGCCGGCGTGCTGCTGGCGCTCGTGTTTGCCCGCCCTGTATGGAAGCAGCGGTCCGTGGTGAAACCGTATCTGGGCAAACTGTTTGTGCTGGGCATGCTGGGCATGGTCATGTATCAATGCCTGGCCTACATCGCCGCGCAAACGACGACGGCGACGAACATGGGCATTCTGGCGTCGATGATGCCGCTGCTGGCCGTGGGCCTGTCCGTGCTGCTGCTGGGTGAGGCGCCGACGGTGGGCGGCGTGTTTGGCGGTATCGTGTCCTTGCTGGGACTCGGCTATCTGCTCAGCCATGGCGACCCGGCCGCCCTGCTGGCCCATGGCGCGGCCGTGGGCGACGCGCTGATGCTGCTGGCTTGCCTGTCGTATGCGGGTTACGGCGTGCTGCTCAAGCGCTGGAAGATTCCCATGAATAACTGGCATTCCTTGCTGATCCAGGTCTGGTGCGCCGTGCCCGTGCTGTTCGTGTACTACCTGAGCCAGTCCGCGCCGCCCGTCACCAGCGCCGGCTTGCCGCTGGTGCTGTTTGCCGGCATTCCCGCCTCGATCATCGCGCCGTTCTTGTGGATGCATGGCCTGGCCAAGCTGGGCCCGAGCCGCGCGACGACCTTGATGAATCTGCTGCCCGTGTTTACGGTGATCATCGCCATGCTGTTCCTCGGTGAAACCTTGCACAGCTACGATGTGATCGGCGGCGGCGTGACCTTGCTGGGCGTGCTGATGGTGCAAACCCTGAAACGCCCGTTGAGGCGCGCGCAAGCGTAG
- a CDS encoding AraC family transcriptional regulator, which yields MASNQHFPAVSDALPYPVYFRLDDYHAHQQFDYQSHPWGQLTYCSTGVMEITVAGQRYLSPPQYAVWIPPETLHDGYIRQDVVFHSAYIDASLCEGLPAQPCALVLSPLLKAILGDFAERNVTTPATEADQRLAQVLVDQLRLAPCSRNYLPGSDEPVIAALLAALQAEPGSNRSLAQWAVQLHVTERTLARRCQRELGMPFGEWRQRQRFLAALPLLEQGDTVQAIALELGYSTASAFIAMFRRQSGGTPDQFRRGLR from the coding sequence ATGGCCAGCAACCAGCATTTCCCTGCCGTCTCCGACGCCCTGCCCTATCCCGTGTATTTCCGCCTCGACGATTATCACGCGCACCAGCAGTTCGATTACCAGAGCCATCCCTGGGGACAGCTCACGTATTGCTCCACGGGCGTGATGGAAATCACGGTGGCGGGCCAGCGTTATCTGTCGCCGCCCCAGTACGCCGTGTGGATACCGCCCGAGACCCTGCATGACGGCTATATCCGCCAGGATGTCGTGTTTCACTCGGCCTACATCGACGCCAGCCTGTGCGAGGGGCTGCCAGCGCAGCCGTGCGCGCTGGTATTGAGTCCCTTGCTCAAAGCCATACTCGGCGACTTTGCCGAGCGCAACGTCACCACGCCCGCCACCGAAGCCGACCAGCGCCTGGCGCAAGTGCTGGTGGACCAGCTGCGGCTGGCGCCGTGCAGCCGCAACTACCTGCCCGGCAGCGACGAGCCCGTCATCGCGGCGCTGCTGGCCGCCCTGCAGGCGGAGCCCGGCAGTAACCGCTCACTGGCGCAGTGGGCCGTGCAACTGCATGTTACCGAGCGCACCCTGGCGCGCCGCTGCCAGCGCGAACTGGGCATGCCGTTCGGCGAATGGCGCCAGCGCCAGCGTTTCCTGGCAGCCCTGCCCCTGCTGGAACAGGGAGACACCGTGCAGGCGATTGCGCTGGAACTGGGCTACAGCACGGCGTCCGCCTTCATCGCCATGTTCCGCCGCCAGAGCGGCGGCACGCCCGACCAGTTCCGCCGCGGCCTGCGCTGA